The Phoenix dactylifera cultivar Barhee BC4 chromosome 17, palm_55x_up_171113_PBpolish2nd_filt_p, whole genome shotgun sequence genome contains a region encoding:
- the LOC103719068 gene encoding protein yippee-like At4g27745 isoform X2 — MSVSTTISFPKLFRNGRAFLFSHAMNIVVGPKEDRQLITGLHTVADIYCRDCREVLGWKYERAYEETQKYKEGKFIFEKSKIVKENW, encoded by the exons ATGTCTGTCTCCACGACGATATCATTTCCAAAGCTTTTCAG GAATGGGCGAGCCTTCTTGTTTTCTCATGCGATGAACATAGTCGTGGGGCCAAAGGAAGACAGGCAGCTCATAACAGGACTGCATACGGTTGCTGATATTTACTGCCGTGATTGCCGTGAGGTGCTGGGATGGAAATATGAAAGAGCTTATGAAGAGACACAGAAGTACAAAGAAGGGAAGTTTATATTTGAAAAATCAAAGATTGTGAAGGAGAATTGGTAG
- the LOC103719068 gene encoding protein yippee-like At4g27745 isoform X1 has translation MAELVGPRVYSCCNCRNHVCLHDDIISKAFQGRNGRAFLFSHAMNIVVGPKEDRQLITGLHTVADIYCRDCREVLGWKYERAYEETQKYKEGKFIFEKSKIVKENW, from the exons ATGGCGGAATTGGTCGGGCCTCGGGTTTACAGCTGCTGCAATTGCCGAAACCATGTCTGTCTCCACGACGATATCATTTCCAAAGCTTTTCAG GGAAGGAATGGGCGAGCCTTCTTGTTTTCTCATGCGATGAACATAGTCGTGGGGCCAAAGGAAGACAGGCAGCTCATAACAGGACTGCATACGGTTGCTGATATTTACTGCCGTGATTGCCGTGAGGTGCTGGGATGGAAATATGAAAGAGCTTATGAAGAGACACAGAAGTACAAAGAAGGGAAGTTTATATTTGAAAAATCAAAGATTGTGAAGGAGAATTGGTAG